In Motacilla alba alba isolate MOTALB_02 chromosome 21, Motacilla_alba_V1.0_pri, whole genome shotgun sequence, the following are encoded in one genomic region:
- the LOC119710667 gene encoding collagen alpha-1(I) chain-like: protein MCSLIPSPLLFVTSSVGTRTSACPGVCHQPLHTLGCPWLLGEHWLCPTGSLGCPWLWGLCPTGSLGCPWLLGLCPTGSLGCPWLLGLCPTGSLGCPWLLGLCPMGSLGSRAVSLPRAGMCQGWHVPGTRLLAVSPRLARGLPWLVGAGSPCESRQSSSVAVPVSPAGSQQPGEPGWAAAGAARAPCPAQAELCSVAAAAFLPAASARGLVASAGLGAGLGFPKAAWGEAFLLESFQPTASIHVCPASLPSLLGSRRSQRRGRAAPAGRSSVPPPPPAPALVSSSGGSWAQLPSLSFPNSLPGRQEAPADERRGEPVGMETLQSCCCCPRAGPWCSLPAGAGREEPLPSPRALAGGTEQEWEAGGEELAPRQELAGARLGLQ from the coding sequence TGGTGTGTGCCACCAGCCCCTGCACACCTTGGGatgtccctggctgctgggggagcaCTGGCTGTGTCCCACGGGCAGTTTGGGatgtccctggctgtgggggcTGTGTCCCACGGGCAGTTTGGGatgtccctggctgctggggctgtgtcccacgGGCAGTTTGGGatgtccctggctgctggggctgtgtcccacgGGCAGTTTGGGatgtccctggctgctggggctgtgtcccatGGGCAGtttgggaagcagagctgtgtccctgccgAGGGCTGGcatgtgccagggctggcatgTGCCAGGCACACGGCTCTTGGCTGTGTCCCCCAGGCTGGCACGGGGGCTGCCTTGGCTggtgggagctggcagcccctgtgagagcaggcagagcagctctgtggctgtccctgtgtccccagctggcagccagcagccggGGGAGCCGGgttgggctgcagcaggagctgccagggccccgtgccctgcccaggctgagctctgcagtgttgctgctgctgcattcctgcctgcagcctctgcccgCGGCCTCGTGGCGTCTgccgggctgggggctggcCTCGGCTTCCCAAAAGCTGCGTGGGGAGAGGCTTTTCTCCTGGAGAGCTTCCAGCCCACTGCTTCCATCCATGTGTGCCCggcctcccttccctccctgctgggctcacGCCGCTCCCAGCgccggggcagggctgctccagctggcaggagctctgtccctcctcctcctcctgctcctgctctggtcagcagctctgggggaagcTGGGCTCAGCTTCCCAGCCTCAGCTTTCCAAATTCTCTGCCTGGAAGGCAGGAAGCACCGGCAGatgaaaggagaggagagccAGTGGGGATGGAGACActtcaaagctgctgctgctgccccagggctggcccgtggtgctctctgcctgcaggggctggcagggaagagccccttccctcccccagagccctggcaggCGGCACAGAGCAGGAGTGGGAGGCTGGAGGGGAAGAGCTGGCACcgaggcaggagctggcaggagccaggctgggcttgcagtga